In Mytilus edulis chromosome 3, xbMytEdul2.2, whole genome shotgun sequence, the genomic window TTAAACTTAATGTAATTAACCAATGGAAAAGTATTTCATCTcattattaaataaaagtttacattcTTTGGTCCCATATTTAGTTGCTGGTACGTAgtatcatttaaaacaatcacaaaatttcctaaaagtatATGGACACTGATTTACTAGTATTGTATACCTCGGCTGTCCACATCACAAGTCTAATGGTTCTCTTTGGTCTTAATCCTAACTGTTTGATCAATGATagtgcctggaataagaaaaagaaataaaagatttttgatATCTTTTCTAATCAATCAATCTGATCTTAGTGGCTCCTGTTCCaaaagtacatttttgtgtaaatgaTTGTACATAACAATCTTTTGCTTGTTTGAGTAACTTTCCTGAATCCTTTAAGACTTAAAGTGTCATAGTAAATAGAATTTAGTAATATTAACTATCTTCAAAGTATATATTTGGTCGTTAACCAAATGCTCTTTGACATAGCCAAAAGAATGTTAAAAATAGCAACTACAACTTATAAACAAAACAgtcaaaattttcaaagtttaactttgaaaaaaaaattgttcaaataattaAAACGAGAGTCAAATTACCATATACaagtaaaatgaatatttaaaattaacaTACTGACAGACAAACACATAATATTCTGTACATACCTGCCATGATATAAATGCTCCACCACCATCATCCATGGCCCCTTGACCTACATCCCAACTGTCTAAATGTCCACTGACCAACACAATCTGTAAGACATAAGTCAAAGCCATTGGAATGATTCTGGATTCATCTATGATAGTAGTATTCAAGGAAATGTTACATTGCCAATGATCAATATAAAACATGATCTGTGAGCATTTTGGGATAaacctcaatgagacagcaatctaACAACCCAATTTAATCAAAACAATCATCTATAAATCAACGTATGGTTCTCCAATGGATATTTGCCAATACATAAATtgtgaaatattgatatttaaacGTTGCATTAATATCCATTTTAATCCTATCTTGGACAAGATCATTCACTGTCAGTACTTTTTCAGTTTTAACAGGCCAAAATATTAGTTTCTTAAAATCTTCCTCCCCACAATATCAAATGGTAGTTTCTTACCTGTTCAGGATAGGTACTGCCTTTGATTTCTGCTATAGTGTTTCTGGATGTTACTGAAGGTAAGGTTTTGGCACTCATCTTTAACTTCACCACTATCTTATGACCTTAATAGACATACATACTTTATGAAAGATCATACCATGgtaattgtggttttttttaatatattccactaaaatttgaatttaattttcagTAAgtattctttattaaaaaaatcttttcaattaTATTACAACTCTTACTTTATACATTTAGTAGATAACTGTTTAATGTATTTTAAGTTCCAACGACATCAATTGGTGATTAGATGGTCGCAAATTTAGTTTTCTGGCGATGCATAAGCGatttgttatctccattctaataaaACTGAtagaaaacaatgttaaaacatacatttaaaatctgGCATACCTAGTCTGCACTTCAGCATACATTTTCGTTTTCCAAAAAAATGAACATTACAAACGATGTTGCATTAAAATTTGAGTTAGCAaaaaatttcaaatacttttgCATCAATTACCTCTCTGTTGCATTCTATCCATCATTTCAGCATCCTCTACAGTTATACAGGCAGTAGGGATCTTTTTCACATTATCAACATAATCCTGTTAAAACACAATTTCCTCATTAATGGAAAAGAAGAGGATTTGACATAAATCATGACAGCAAGTATTTTACTcacatgaaaaaaacaatataaaggaACAGAAATTGTATTGCTGTTCTTTACCATACTTTAAGGCAGCAGTAAGAAGCTGAAAACTAACACATCATTGAAAGATCTACCAGTACTGAACATGTCCAACTTGTGAATTTTTAGTATTTGGTTTTTATCATCATACACTGTTGACTCAGACTGCGATATCAATCAATACACTTTCAATTAAATTTAGCTTAAGAAATCAAAAATCCTAAAGGTATGATCTTATACAATGCAAATATTCAGATATTATTGAGGATGTAAGATAACAGGTGAGTAACATATTCAGTTACAATTCAACTTATGATAAAGaattcaaaaatatctttaattgaCAGGGGCCTCGGTGGCTATTAAGTgatctaagtagttactactgtaatcacaaTCCAGTCagcactgaggttgtgagttcgaaccggTTCGTGCGAGTGCACTTAACTCCATTCTTGATTGtttaggattgtcagttttcctatctaaGGTCTAAATAAAAACTGGCTCCCACTAAATAGTCAAAATTAGTGCTTATAAggggcgttaaaacaccaaaaatcaaaaatcaaatcttTAAGAAAATTGACTGCTACAAGGGTGTACTTATATTTACTCATTGACAAACTTACCTGCCACCCAGTATGTGGACTATTTATAGATAACGGAGTAACACTCCTTATTAATGATGCCACACCATCAACTTTAGCAGCCTCTACAGCACCATTTGATCTGTAAGCAACAGATATACCATATGAAACCCATTTCTGATTAAATACAATTATCTTCCCTTTggcctgaaaaaaaaacataagaataTATGTTTGCTAAATCAGTGATAGATAAGATAGATGGAAATCATAATTTTCATCCAAGGCTTCTTGATTAAAACACAGTTGCAAAAATCTCTGATTCTCATTTTGGAAAAGATTTGATCAGATATCAATCATATCATTTGCTGATCTATGATCAGTAATTTAGTTTTTGAAAAGCATGACATAGAGGGAGACTGCCTTAACAAGATActgaaatttattttcaaatctacaggttataaaagagagaaaaaaaaagataatttaccCTCCCCATACATATTATATTCTTTTGTGGAATATCTTCACAAGCTAATCATATTAAAAGTTTCTTTTtgttgaaaagtaaaaaatataaaaaattatcattcaaatcTAAAACTAAACTTGTTTATAACACAATTTAGCCTACTACAGTAAGTGAATCTTTTTACCACTGAAATATAGTATTTTGGAACACTCGTTATcttgaaataaatacacaaatttatcATTATTCCATATTACTAAAactttagtaggtttctctatatgaattggattgtgaataaataagcatattcacctttGGAAAAGTATATTCACCGAGCAAAACGTCGCATGCTTTTACGTGTATAGTTCTGGTAAAAAACGTTTGATGTacaatttgttttcattaatattttccaTTGCATACATTTCTCTTAGaatatagaataaaacaataactgtcttttgtttcagtaaatatgtggtttaattgacttttgaaaaagtcaataaaaccacatatttacctcatcaaaagacagtaattgtatattatcaGATAAATATACTGAaaggaaaataataataaagttaCCTGAGCAGCTTTCTGATGTAACTCATCAAAGGATCGTACAACTAAAACTTCAGCTGTTATACCATCTTCTGGTGTGGCTATGCTTGATCCTAGGCCTAGCATGGCCAGTTTATGATTTCTAGGCTCAAGCATTGTAGCATATTCCTCTCCCCTAACCCAGTGTGGAACCTaccagtaaataaaatatgtgcatcattttttttctatcaaagatATGTTACAAAATATGCACAGTGAATAATTTTCTGAATCTCAAATTTTTACATCCTCCTCTCCCCTCACTGATGAAAACCTGGAACTTCAAACATTGgcaattaaggatgtacttaggtgaggttttggaaattggtgtcaaatgttcggactccttggtatTTTTCCatcaatacagggtaaaatattttgccccataacacccctTTTTCTTTGTATAAAAGACATCAATAGCTCGTAAAAGGCCATTTtccaaaaggagtaggtccggtaaggcccctttttggcccaaaaatataacagttttacaaaattgttaaaatgtaaacttttagttatttattggacagttgaatgcttctgctacttaaatatgggctgttttttacaatacaatgcacatatatcgggttgtagcaccattaagtcatgctaaattactgaaatcttcaaaattctatcattttagttaaattttagacggtttccgtgtaaaacgaaagtggccgcattcgtgttcatccttaatattgcaatgcaagttgtattttatgataatataaaggttgtggatgaacacggatgcggccactttcatttttgacaaaaacaatctgaaaagtgacattttttggcatatttgagagatttttcatatttgagcttcaatcggatcgtttttaatgactttatcagttaaaatctttcacataaactaattgaatcaagtgaaatggacacttaagtgtttaaaaagtggtcaaaatctttcgtcagatgaatctgaaatttgaggccaaaatgagtccttaccggacctactcctttgagcaatttcttaatttttgttctttggatttgagacccaaataataccaatgcaaatgtaaggtaaaagtccgagtcagccttttcccgctttttttaaaaactcaaatatctcgaaaaggaggtccatgacctatcaatatttttagcttattttgttccttaactggTACTCTTTCAAAatgtagtatcaattttaatttcttgattttttaaatttcacctaagtacatccttaagcatGAATGGAGTTTCAACAATCACTGAATCATGGTAAACAAATTAAAGCCTTATTTTCAGCATTCATCTGAAATGTATGTGGGAATGCTACAACAACaatgaattataaaatatttcaatcaccTATTATGAGGACTTCTGACAAGTATGTGCAAGCTGGAAAATAAACGTTTGAACAAACTGTATAGGGTACCCTTTATTAAATGACCTTGCACTGTTATCTTGTCTTGACCTTTCACTCATACAATGAATGAGTGATGTGTAAGCTGGTATTATCTGATTACAAACTTACAGTAACATCTTCACCATGAACATTATCCAAGCCATCTTTCTGTAGTTCATCTAACATATAATCTACAAGTAATCATAACAAAACTGATTAAACTTACAATGCTACCGAAAAAATTAATCAATTATATgcaacaaaataaaacagataaCAGGCccatagccaggaatttccaaagagGGATTATTTGGACTCAtcaactcgactttaacagtcacaattcaaacagaatgttgactttaacagtgctttaacggaactaaacacatttattcaaaaaccagttgttggcatgac contains:
- the LOC139516406 gene encoding carboxypeptidase Q-like codes for the protein MHIFLLLNCFLFPVIGRYVETFEQTPLTQRFLDVHDEVNSYQEAANAIINLSVHGRARNQSYDRLATFVDKFGSRIAGSQNLENAIDYMLDELQKDGLDNVHGEDVTVPHWVRGEEYATMLEPRNHKLAMLGLGSSIATPEDGITAEVLVVRSFDELHQKAAQAKGKIIVFNQKWVSYGISVAYRSNGAVEAAKVDGVASLIRSVTPLSINSPHTGWQDYVDNVKKIPTACITVEDAEMMDRMQQRGHKIVVKLKMSAKTLPSVTSRNTIAEIKGSTYPEQIVLVSGHLDSWDVGQGAMDDGGGAFISWQALSLIKQLGLRPKRTIRLVMWTAEEEGGFGGNEYYRRHKKDIANYDMVLESDMGTFTALGMNFQGNPKTMEIMGSIVNLLKPINATALKKGEGGEDITLWMKAGVPGGSIMNANEKYFYFHHTDGDTMTVQDPVAMNLCSAVWAVVAYTVADLCEMLPR